In Myxococcales bacterium, a genomic segment contains:
- a CDS encoding peptidyl-prolyl cis-trans isomerase produces MPVRANLLLFAALAWAPLAGCGRGPKVTGADAGLGATTPSSAGLSPEQAKRVIVKVGERPITLGDFAASLEHMDQFDRLRYQSPERRMELLEEMIRVRLLADEALAKGYDKDPIAVQELRAVLRDAVLDEAKKSSRAPAELPVAEVRAYFDAHRAEYKDPQRRRAQLVSLRDDAAAQAVLDAYKKAPTVETWGELVRSRSLDAQARADVPADLAGDVGFSSPPGDPRGSNPRVPEEVRVALFSLAAVGDVFPQPVRSGTKTFVVRFSGKVDASERSFEEAERTIRVKLAQDELRKKEGELLESLRKQYPVQIDEAAFAAVKIDMTSDAGTSGAGGASVEAGRN; encoded by the coding sequence ATGCCGGTCCGAGCGAACCTCCTCCTCTTCGCGGCACTCGCCTGGGCGCCCCTTGCGGGGTGCGGTCGCGGGCCCAAAGTCACCGGCGCCGACGCCGGGCTTGGCGCGACGACGCCCTCGTCGGCGGGCCTTTCGCCCGAGCAGGCAAAACGCGTCATCGTGAAGGTCGGTGAGCGCCCCATTACGCTCGGCGACTTCGCGGCGTCCCTTGAGCACATGGACCAGTTCGATCGGCTCCGGTACCAGTCGCCAGAGCGCCGCATGGAGCTGCTCGAAGAGATGATCCGCGTGCGACTCCTGGCCGATGAAGCGCTGGCCAAGGGGTACGACAAGGATCCCATCGCGGTCCAAGAGCTGCGCGCAGTGCTGCGTGACGCTGTGCTCGACGAGGCGAAAAAATCGTCTCGCGCACCGGCCGAGCTGCCGGTGGCCGAAGTTCGGGCGTACTTCGACGCTCATCGTGCAGAATACAAAGACCCGCAGCGTCGTCGGGCCCAGCTCGTCTCGCTGCGCGACGACGCCGCGGCGCAGGCGGTGCTCGACGCCTACAAGAAGGCGCCGACCGTCGAGACCTGGGGTGAGCTCGTGCGAAGCCGCTCGCTCGACGCGCAGGCGCGCGCTGACGTGCCGGCCGATCTGGCCGGCGACGTGGGCTTCTCCAGTCCTCCCGGCGATCCGCGCGGCTCCAACCCTCGTGTCCCCGAAGAGGTGCGTGTGGCGCTCTTCTCGCTCGCGGCCGTCGGCGACGTCTTCCCGCAGCCGGTGCGCTCCGGGACGAAGACCTTCGTGGTGCGGTTCTCGGGCAAGGTCGACGCGAGCGAGCGCAGCTTCGAGGAGGCGGAGCGCACGATCCGCGTGAAGCTCGCGCAAGACGAGCTCCGGAAGAAGGAAGGGGAGCTGCTCGAGAGTCTTCGCAAGCAGTACCCGGTACAGATTGACGAGGCGGCCTTCGCCGCCGTGAAGATCGACATGACGTCGGATGCGGGCACAAGCGGCGCCGGGGGCGCCAGCGTTGAGGCCGGGCGGAACTGA
- a CDS encoding PEGA domain-containing protein, with translation MAKLRSSARLLAVVALAANVLASAPVLAQAGDAKAALASADKAVKAKDWAKAQADFRAAHAASPSAQAVHGLGGASYELKAWAEAYEAYDEFLKSYKDAMGGGAKALAEKRLKELEAKTGAVTVLVNEAGAEVFLGDRKLGASPVRALVRVATGPHKVRVTKAGFAAFEKNIDVAASARVSVDVALTKEAKTGRLVVKESGGQAVRVIVDGVDMGPAPWEGELPRDRTTSPFAAQRSARRRKRSR, from the coding sequence GTGGCAAAGCTCCGCTCGTCCGCTCGTCTTCTTGCCGTTGTCGCCCTGGCCGCGAACGTCCTCGCGAGCGCGCCAGTTTTGGCTCAAGCCGGGGATGCGAAGGCGGCCCTGGCGTCGGCCGACAAGGCCGTCAAAGCGAAAGACTGGGCGAAGGCCCAGGCCGACTTTCGCGCGGCCCACGCCGCCTCGCCGAGCGCCCAGGCGGTGCACGGACTAGGCGGCGCGAGCTACGAGCTCAAGGCCTGGGCCGAGGCCTACGAGGCCTACGACGAGTTCTTGAAGTCCTACAAAGACGCGATGGGCGGCGGCGCCAAGGCGCTCGCCGAAAAGCGCTTGAAGGAGCTCGAGGCGAAGACCGGCGCCGTCACGGTGCTCGTCAACGAGGCCGGCGCCGAGGTCTTCCTCGGTGATCGCAAGCTCGGCGCGAGCCCCGTGCGGGCCCTCGTCCGTGTCGCGACGGGGCCGCACAAGGTTCGCGTGACCAAGGCCGGGTTCGCGGCCTTCGAGAAGAACATCGACGTCGCGGCGAGCGCCCGCGTCAGCGTCGACGTCGCCCTCACCAAAGAAGCGAAGACCGGTCGACTCGTCGTCAAAGAGAGTGGCGGCCAGGCGGTGCGTGTCATCGTCGATGGGGTCGACATGGGCCCCGCTCCCTGGGAAGGTGAGCTGCCCCGGGACCGCACGACGTCTCCGTTCGCAGCGCAACGCTCGGCTCGACGACGCAAAAGATCGAGGTGA
- a CDS encoding DUF167 domain-containing protein: MGEPGRVAEASAASALTLTAKGAGVEFEVFAKPSAKKSAVRGLRDGALEVAVAAPPKEGEANEELVRFLAEALGVPRRDVTLVRGASARRKRVCVVGLSLEELRARLAHAC, translated from the coding sequence ATGGGTGAGCCCGGCAGGGTAGCAGAGGCGAGCGCCGCCTCGGCTCTCACGCTGACGGCCAAGGGCGCGGGCGTGGAATTCGAGGTGTTCGCCAAGCCCAGCGCGAAGAAGAGCGCCGTCCGCGGCCTGCGTGACGGGGCTCTCGAGGTGGCCGTCGCGGCGCCTCCAAAGGAGGGGGAGGCGAACGAGGAGCTCGTTCGGTTTCTCGCAGAGGCGCTCGGCGTCCCCCGTCGTGACGTCACGCTGGTTCGAGGGGCGAGCGCGCGCCGCAAGCGCGTGTGCGTCGTCGGCCTTTCGCTCGAGGAGCTCCGCGCGCGGCTGGCGCACGCTTGCTGA
- a CDS encoding KamA family radical SAM protein — MRVSLPQLTNDDGPSRERGAEGARPRRSPRDWQWQIRNAVTTTADLSRALALTPEEMAGAKRAEAAGLPMAITPYYLSLADRYDPRCPVRVQCVPHSAEGESVDGDLEDPLGEVAHEVAPHLVQRYPDRALLLATDRCAVYCRFCTRSRIVGSGGGATPQTALEPALAYLRGHPEVRDVIVSGGDPLAMATPRVVRIVAALRAIPSLDTIRLATRVPVTLPMRITGELLRALRPYHPLWVMTHFNHPKELTPQSIRAVTRLADAGFPVMNQTVLLRGINDDAAVLEALFRGLVRARVRPYYLLQADPVKGTGHLRTPLAKGIELIGTLQGRLTGIALPKFICDTPDGRGKVPLLPENIVAREGSRTTLRTFRGELVDYVDPP, encoded by the coding sequence ATGCGGGTCTCGCTGCCGCAGCTAACGAACGACGACGGGCCGTCGCGGGAGCGAGGCGCCGAAGGCGCGCGCCCGCGCCGCTCGCCGCGCGACTGGCAGTGGCAGATTCGAAACGCCGTGACGACGACCGCCGATCTGTCTCGCGCGCTCGCGCTCACGCCGGAGGAGATGGCCGGGGCGAAGCGCGCGGAGGCGGCCGGCCTCCCGATGGCGATCACCCCGTACTACCTTAGTCTCGCCGACCGCTACGATCCCCGCTGCCCCGTTCGCGTTCAATGCGTGCCCCACTCGGCCGAAGGGGAGAGCGTCGATGGCGACCTCGAAGATCCGCTCGGCGAGGTCGCTCACGAGGTCGCGCCTCACTTGGTGCAGCGGTATCCCGATCGAGCGCTCCTCCTCGCGACCGATCGCTGCGCCGTGTATTGCCGCTTTTGCACGCGCTCGCGCATCGTCGGAAGCGGCGGCGGCGCCACACCGCAGACGGCTCTCGAGCCGGCCCTCGCGTACCTTCGCGGCCATCCTGAGGTGCGCGACGTCATCGTCAGCGGCGGCGATCCGTTGGCCATGGCCACGCCGCGCGTCGTCCGCATCGTCGCCGCGCTCCGGGCCATCCCGAGCCTCGACACCATCCGCCTCGCGACGCGCGTTCCGGTCACGTTGCCGATGCGCATCACGGGGGAGCTGCTGCGCGCGCTCCGGCCGTACCACCCGCTTTGGGTCATGACCCACTTCAATCACCCGAAGGAGCTGACGCCCCAGTCGATCCGAGCTGTGACGCGCCTCGCCGACGCCGGCTTTCCGGTGATGAACCAGACGGTGCTCCTCCGCGGCATCAACGACGATGCGGCGGTCCTCGAGGCCCTGTTCCGTGGGCTCGTGCGGGCCCGGGTGCGGCCTTATTACCTGCTCCAGGCCGACCCCGTAAAAGGCACTGGGCACCTCCGCACGCCCCTCGCGAAGGGCATTGAGCTCATCGGGACCCTTCAGGGGCGCCTCACGGGCATCGCCCTCCCCAAGTTCATTTGCGACACCCCCGACGGCCGCGGCAAGGTGCCGCTCTTGCCTGAAAACATCGTGGCCCGCGAAGGCTCGCGCACCACACTCCGCACGTTCCGCGGCGAGCTCGTGGACTACGTCGATCCGCCCTGA
- a CDS encoding protein kinase, whose translation MRPSQVVAYPAEGEILDGKYQVLHMLGEGGMGAVAKAHHILRRAPVALKFMAPHVLTIPGAVERFLNEAVAASQIENQHVVTIYDVGKLQSGAPYLVMEYLEGRDLSHLIEHEGAQGIDVPRAVHFVLQVLRALQAAHAVGIIHRDLKPSNAFVIKKDGERDFVKLVDFGISKVQQPGAASLTQTNSALGTPLYMSPEQAKSPRDVDLRSDLYSVACILYELLTGRTPHFAESGELTEILFKLFTQDPTPISDIRKDLPEGLAEVVHHGLARERDTRFSTALDFAEALAPYADERSLTVIRQIRAGIEKRSEPIPGGSMPAPMPSMQQAFSQLGMQHSAVQVQVVTAHSPAMAQTPQEFAARTQALPSNVPMPPTQQSPQMAAIAGTQASGPGNAVQTGMGVSADTAAEKPKSKAGLLVLAPLVPLGLIGALAFGGFKMFSKPTVTSDPSPPMSATTVLAAQPPVTPTAAPTPSAPPTAVTMTTTPGPAPSASATAKTPGPTTSPGHNPNPVSGSRRPPVQQ comes from the coding sequence ATGCGCCCGTCTCAGGTGGTTGCCTATCCCGCTGAGGGCGAAATCCTCGACGGCAAATACCAGGTCCTCCACATGCTCGGCGAGGGCGGGATGGGTGCCGTCGCCAAGGCGCACCACATCCTCCGGCGCGCGCCGGTCGCGCTGAAGTTCATGGCGCCGCACGTGCTGACGATCCCGGGAGCCGTGGAGCGCTTCCTGAACGAAGCCGTCGCCGCGTCACAAATCGAGAACCAGCACGTCGTCACCATCTACGACGTCGGCAAGCTCCAGAGCGGCGCCCCGTATCTCGTCATGGAGTACCTCGAGGGGCGCGACCTTTCGCACCTCATCGAGCACGAAGGCGCGCAAGGCATCGATGTGCCGCGCGCCGTGCACTTCGTGTTGCAGGTGCTTCGGGCGCTTCAAGCGGCGCACGCCGTGGGCATCATCCACCGCGATTTGAAGCCGTCGAACGCCTTCGTCATCAAGAAGGACGGCGAGCGCGACTTCGTGAAGCTCGTCGACTTCGGCATCAGCAAGGTGCAGCAGCCCGGCGCCGCCTCGCTCACGCAGACGAACTCGGCCCTCGGCACGCCGCTCTACATGTCGCCGGAGCAGGCCAAGTCGCCGCGCGACGTCGACCTCCGAAGCGACCTCTACTCGGTCGCGTGCATTCTCTACGAGCTTCTCACGGGGCGGACGCCGCACTTCGCCGAGAGCGGCGAGCTCACGGAGATCCTCTTCAAGCTCTTCACGCAAGACCCGACGCCCATCTCGGACATCCGAAAGGACCTCCCGGAAGGGCTCGCCGAGGTCGTGCACCACGGCCTTGCGCGGGAGCGCGACACGCGGTTTTCCACGGCCCTCGACTTCGCCGAGGCGCTGGCGCCCTACGCCGACGAGCGAAGCCTGACGGTCATTCGCCAGATTCGGGCGGGCATCGAGAAGCGAAGCGAGCCGATCCCCGGCGGCAGCATGCCGGCCCCGATGCCTTCGATGCAGCAAGCGTTCTCGCAGCTCGGCATGCAGCACTCGGCGGTGCAGGTGCAAGTGGTCACAGCCCACAGCCCGGCCATGGCGCAGACGCCGCAAGAGTTCGCGGCGCGAACGCAGGCCTTGCCGAGCAACGTGCCGATGCCGCCGACGCAGCAATCGCCGCAGATGGCTGCGATCGCCGGTACGCAGGCGTCGGGGCCGGGCAACGCGGTCCAGACGGGCATGGGCGTCTCGGCCGACACGGCCGCCGAGAAACCGAAATCGAAGGCGGGCCTCCTGGTGCTCGCGCCCCTGGTTCCGCTGGGCCTCATCGGTGCGCTCGCGTTCGGTGGGTTCAAGATGTTCAGCAAGCCCACCGTCACGAGTGATCCCTCGCCGCCGATGTCGGCGACCACGGTGCTTGCGGCGCAGCCGCCGGTGACCCCGACCGCGGCACCGACGCCGTCGGCTCCGCCGACGGCCGTGACGATGACGACGACACCGGGACCGGCACCGAGCGCGTCGGCGACGGCCAAGACGCCGGGGCCGACGACGTCACCTGGCCATAACCCGAACCCGGTTTCGGGCTCCCGAAGGCCTCCGGTCCAGCAGTAG
- a CDS encoding UMP kinase: protein MRHPDDRDLTIPPSAPDPELVYRRIVLKLSGEALCGSTGGFGIAPEVLRNVAEELAEVHAVGVQIGIVVGGGNIFRGLKGASAGMDRAQSDYMGMLATVINSLALQDGLEKCGVPSRVMTAIEIRQVAEPYIRRRAVRHLEKGRVVIFAGGTGNPYFSTDTAAALRCMEIHADALFKATKVEGIYNRDPVRFPDAEMYTRMSFDQFLADRIGVMDSTAASLCRDNAMPVRVFKLSTRGNIKRVVFGEPIGTIVEDYR from the coding sequence ATGCGCCATCCGGACGACCGCGATCTCACGATTCCTCCCTCGGCCCCCGATCCGGAGCTGGTTTACCGCCGCATCGTCCTCAAACTGAGCGGCGAGGCGCTCTGCGGCTCAACGGGCGGCTTCGGCATCGCGCCGGAGGTCCTGCGGAACGTGGCCGAAGAGCTCGCCGAGGTCCACGCGGTCGGTGTCCAGATCGGCATCGTCGTCGGCGGTGGCAACATCTTCCGCGGCCTGAAGGGCGCCAGCGCCGGCATGGACCGGGCGCAGAGCGACTACATGGGCATGTTGGCGACGGTCATCAACTCGCTGGCCTTGCAAGACGGCCTCGAGAAGTGCGGCGTCCCCTCGCGCGTCATGACGGCCATCGAGATTCGTCAGGTCGCGGAGCCCTACATCAGGCGGCGCGCCGTCCGTCACCTCGAGAAGGGCCGCGTCGTGATCTTCGCTGGCGGGACCGGCAACCCCTATTTTTCGACCGACACGGCGGCGGCGCTCCGCTGCATGGAAATCCATGCGGACGCGCTCTTCAAGGCCACGAAGGTGGAGGGCATCTACAACCGAGACCCGGTGCGCTTTCCCGACGCCGAGATGTACACCCGAATGAGCTTCGATCAGTTCCTCGCCGATCGCATCGGCGTCATGGACTCGACAGCCGCGTCGCTCTGCCGTGACAACGCCATGCCCGTTCGCGTCTTCAAGCTCTCCACGCGCGGCAACATCAAGCGCGTGGTCTTTGGCGAGCCCATCGGCACGATCGTCGAAGATTACCGGTAG
- a CDS encoding acyl-CoA thioesterase II codes for MTTPLDELIALLRVADGAGDRFVGRSEDLGWGTVYGGQVLGQAVLAASRTVGTERAMHSLHAYFLERGDVAQSVEYAVERIRDGGAFTTRRVVASQAAGPIFNLAASFQRAETGFVHQDEMPAAPPPESLPTELERLAARVATYPPKMRERALRERPFDVRAVESPAEEGTKRPPSRLLWFRAAGPLPDDTALHTALLAYVTDYAFLGTALLPHGVTWLTPGVQAASLDHVMWIHEAPRVDAWHLYAMESPVATGARGLVRGRIFRADGKLVATTAQEGLLRIRRA; via the coding sequence ATGACCACCCCGCTCGACGAGTTGATCGCGCTCCTTCGCGTGGCGGATGGAGCCGGCGACCGGTTCGTCGGCCGCAGCGAAGACCTCGGCTGGGGCACCGTCTACGGCGGTCAGGTGCTCGGCCAAGCGGTCCTCGCCGCGTCGAGAACCGTGGGGACCGAGCGCGCCATGCACTCGCTGCACGCTTACTTCCTCGAGCGCGGCGACGTGGCGCAGTCGGTGGAATACGCCGTCGAGCGAATCCGCGACGGCGGCGCCTTCACCACGCGGCGCGTGGTGGCGAGTCAGGCGGCGGGACCCATCTTCAACCTCGCGGCGTCGTTTCAGCGCGCCGAAACCGGCTTCGTTCATCAAGACGAGATGCCCGCCGCGCCGCCGCCCGAGTCTTTGCCGACGGAGCTCGAGCGACTCGCCGCCCGCGTCGCGACCTATCCGCCGAAGATGCGCGAGCGCGCGCTCCGCGAACGACCCTTCGATGTGCGCGCTGTGGAGTCACCCGCGGAGGAGGGCACGAAGCGCCCCCCGTCGCGGCTCCTGTGGTTTCGCGCTGCCGGTCCTTTGCCCGACGACACCGCGTTGCACACGGCCCTCTTGGCCTACGTGACGGACTACGCGTTCCTGGGCACGGCGCTCCTTCCCCACGGCGTTACGTGGCTCACGCCCGGCGTGCAGGCGGCGAGCCTCGACCACGTGATGTGGATTCACGAAGCGCCGCGCGTCGACGCCTGGCACCTCTACGCCATGGAGAGCCCCGTCGCGACGGGCGCGCGGGGCCTCGTGCGCGGAAGAATTTTTCGCGCCGACGGGAAGCTCGTGGCCACCACGGCGCAAGAGGGGCTGCTTCGCATTCGTCGCGCCTGA
- a CDS encoding PEGA domain-containing protein produces MNAGKTAEAQITATSATGRIEIRTGDGLGNVYVDGKLVGEGSYSAEVPSGSHLVKVTREGFMPFEKTIDVADKQAVSETVTLRREGQSLQAVKVEEERPFFGLYGGFGLAGAAGFGGMGSSLEGESCKTRGAVSCDTPGPLGGGAFGYVGFTWLPVGFELFLAGLFDHSEQKAEFVQPDPTKVALLGPSRTETFKVNRVGGVAALRVRATYDAKVVRLSLAAGPGIAYKVLILEREATTPTGFSDRYVPDDGKTNAGETEANKLSYVGPALSGDVSMHVRISDSVAISLGALAWLESAGTEVVAQGDKNRYMVNSAQQGSTPIALRTPSYQPTVGTQFFLGPYLGMQFGP; encoded by the coding sequence GTGAACGCCGGCAAGACCGCCGAGGCGCAGATCACCGCGACGTCGGCCACGGGCCGCATCGAGATTCGCACCGGCGACGGCCTCGGCAACGTCTACGTCGACGGCAAGCTCGTCGGCGAGGGGTCCTACTCGGCGGAGGTCCCATCGGGGTCCCACCTCGTGAAGGTCACGCGCGAGGGCTTCATGCCCTTCGAAAAGACCATCGACGTGGCGGACAAGCAGGCCGTTTCCGAGACCGTCACGCTGCGCCGCGAGGGGCAATCGCTCCAGGCCGTGAAGGTCGAGGAAGAGCGGCCGTTTTTTGGGCTCTATGGCGGCTTTGGTCTTGCCGGCGCGGCGGGCTTCGGCGGGATGGGCAGCAGCCTCGAAGGCGAGTCGTGCAAGACACGCGGCGCGGTGAGCTGCGATACGCCTGGGCCCCTTGGTGGCGGAGCGTTTGGCTACGTCGGCTTTACCTGGCTCCCCGTCGGCTTCGAGCTGTTCCTCGCCGGTCTGTTCGACCACTCGGAACAAAAGGCCGAATTTGTGCAGCCCGACCCCACGAAGGTCGCGCTCCTCGGCCCAAGCCGAACGGAAACGTTCAAGGTGAATCGCGTGGGCGGCGTAGCGGCCCTTCGCGTTCGCGCCACCTACGACGCGAAGGTCGTTCGACTGAGCCTCGCAGCCGGTCCGGGCATTGCCTACAAGGTCCTCATCCTTGAACGAGAGGCCACGACCCCCACGGGCTTCAGCGACCGTTATGTGCCCGACGACGGCAAGACCAACGCCGGCGAAACGGAGGCCAACAAGCTCTCGTACGTCGGTCCGGCCCTCAGCGGTGACGTGTCGATGCACGTCCGCATCTCGGATTCGGTTGCCATCTCGCTCGGCGCCTTGGCCTGGCTCGAATCGGCCGGCACCGAGGTCGTCGCCCAGGGCGACAAGAACCGCTACATGGTGAACTCGGCGCAGCAAGGCTCGACGCCCATCGCCCTTCGGACCCCGAGCTACCAGCCCACGGTCGGAACGCAGTTCTTCCTCGGCCCGTACCTCGGCATGCAGTTCGGGCCCTGA
- the dapF gene encoding diaminopimelate epimerase, whose amino-acid sequence MTESMTLALPFTKYEGLGNDFVVVDVSLADAQAFDVGLASRLCDRRRGVGADGVLVVSPPSAAGHLARMRVINADGSVPEMCGNGLRCVALHLARQRGASALEGSVETDAGARPVVVRGDATAAEVTVDMGEVGLGDERSVEIAGETVRLVDVNVGNPHAVLVPLAAVHERARIERLGPILERHPSFPAGVNVELVSREGTALRVTVWERGVGFTEACGTGACAVVAALTARGDVEGGVETTVRLPGGELHITMQRGRARMRGPARYVFSGVFS is encoded by the coding sequence ATGACGGAGAGCATGACCCTCGCGCTGCCGTTCACGAAATACGAGGGCCTCGGCAACGACTTCGTGGTGGTCGACGTCTCGCTGGCGGACGCACAGGCCTTCGACGTCGGCCTCGCCTCGCGGCTCTGCGATCGCCGTCGTGGCGTTGGCGCCGATGGTGTCCTCGTCGTGTCGCCACCCTCCGCGGCGGGACACCTCGCGCGAATGCGCGTCATCAACGCCGACGGTTCGGTGCCCGAGATGTGCGGCAACGGTCTGCGCTGCGTGGCGCTCCATCTCGCGAGGCAGCGCGGCGCCTCCGCGCTGGAGGGATCGGTCGAGACGGACGCCGGGGCCCGACCCGTTGTCGTGCGCGGTGACGCGACCGCCGCGGAGGTCACCGTCGACATGGGCGAGGTGGGCCTTGGTGACGAGCGCTCGGTGGAGATCGCCGGCGAGACCGTTCGCCTCGTTGACGTCAACGTTGGCAATCCGCACGCCGTCCTCGTGCCGCTCGCGGCTGTGCACGAGCGAGCGCGAATTGAACGCCTCGGGCCCATCCTTGAGCGGCATCCGTCGTTTCCCGCGGGTGTGAACGTCGAGCTCGTAAGCCGTGAAGGCACCGCCCTTCGCGTCACCGTGTGGGAGCGTGGCGTCGGCTTCACGGAAGCCTGCGGCACGGGAGCTTGCGCCGTTGTGGCCGCGCTCACGGCGCGCGGCGACGTTGAAGGCGGCGTCGAGACCACGGTTCGTTTGCCCGGCGGTGAGCTCCACATCACGATGCAGCGGGGCCGCGCACGCATGCGAGGACCGGCACGCTACGTCTTTTCCGGGGTCTTCTCGTGA
- a CDS encoding cache and HAMP domain-containing protein: protein MEEKVRFGIFARLWLVMMIIALAPVGLLGYASYQQGVGFISRSIDDSLGKVSSAIVNYTELWVDNIAASLTQGAVQPDMVAGDAKAKEKADLSKPAGKDDKKPDAKAADKDDKKVEKKAEEPKKADAKDDKKGESKDPTPIAGDPRKSILESIVASHDYLRATYFMRGSDGWQTVRSDDTKLLMVGDRPYFRDAMRGQTGIQVIISRTTKLPALIVAVPVKGKDQSIIGGLATASELTMISAQIANAKFGKTGYAFMLDRDGKVAAHPNSEYTTEQKDLSEHPAYVALRRGDKMPVMFNDQGKDVVAYAGQTKHGWTIIAQQDKEEAYASLQATTDAAERFLAVAAFLVTLMSLIVSRWFTRPIQNLTSVADQISRGEVGARIDETSRSDEIGALARAIDRLQTSVRLALDRLKKA from the coding sequence ATGGAAGAGAAGGTTCGCTTCGGGATCTTCGCCCGACTGTGGCTCGTGATGATGATCATCGCGCTCGCGCCCGTCGGCTTGCTTGGCTACGCCTCGTACCAGCAGGGTGTTGGCTTCATCAGCCGCAGCATCGACGACAGCCTCGGCAAGGTGTCGTCGGCCATCGTCAACTACACCGAGCTTTGGGTCGACAACATCGCCGCCTCGCTGACGCAGGGCGCGGTGCAGCCGGACATGGTCGCCGGCGACGCGAAGGCCAAGGAGAAGGCCGACCTCAGCAAGCCCGCCGGCAAAGACGACAAGAAGCCCGACGCCAAGGCCGCCGACAAGGATGACAAGAAGGTCGAGAAGAAGGCCGAGGAGCCCAAGAAGGCGGACGCCAAGGACGACAAGAAGGGCGAGTCGAAAGACCCGACGCCCATCGCTGGCGATCCGCGAAAGTCGATCCTCGAGTCCATCGTCGCGTCGCACGACTACCTCCGCGCCACGTACTTCATGCGCGGCTCCGACGGCTGGCAGACGGTGCGCAGCGACGACACGAAGCTCCTGATGGTCGGTGACCGTCCCTACTTCCGCGACGCCATGCGAGGGCAGACCGGCATTCAGGTCATCATCTCGCGCACGACCAAGCTGCCGGCGCTCATCGTCGCGGTGCCCGTCAAGGGCAAGGATCAGTCGATCATCGGCGGTCTCGCCACGGCGTCCGAGTTGACGATGATCTCGGCGCAGATCGCCAACGCCAAGTTCGGCAAGACGGGCTACGCGTTCATGCTCGATCGCGACGGCAAGGTCGCCGCGCATCCGAACAGCGAATACACGACCGAACAGAAGGATCTGAGCGAGCATCCCGCGTACGTGGCGCTTCGCCGCGGCGACAAGATGCCCGTCATGTTCAACGACCAAGGCAAAGACGTGGTCGCCTACGCCGGCCAGACGAAGCACGGTTGGACCATCATCGCGCAGCAGGACAAGGAGGAGGCCTACGCGTCGCTTCAGGCGACGACCGACGCCGCGGAACGTTTCCTCGCCGTCGCCGCGTTCCTCGTGACGCTCATGTCGCTCATCGTCTCGCGATGGTTCACGCGACCGATTCAAAACCTTACGTCGGTCGCTGACCAGATCAGCCGCGGTGAGGTCGGGGCGCGCATCGACGAGACGTCACGCTCCGACGAAATCGGCGCCTTGGCCCGGGCCATCGACCGCCTCCAGACCAGCGTTCGGCTCGCGCTCGACCGCCTCAAGAAGGCTTGA
- a CDS encoding PEGA domain-containing protein, translating to MGPSPFKGQVEVGKRHKFEAYAPNYATAEQSLDVTKQEPLNIVLRLSESRSEGRVAIIARPAGAVIEIDQKLVGVDKWEGVLPSGGHNVTIKKDGYITYQQEIGVASDQVRTVETTLRQDVSRGAVIWAVGAALVVIGGSVTAFFVARSKDGEPVRGTVTNPDNGIMPTWLRR from the coding sequence ATGGGCCCTTCGCCGTTCAAGGGCCAGGTCGAGGTCGGCAAGCGTCACAAGTTCGAGGCCTACGCGCCGAACTACGCGACCGCCGAGCAGAGCCTCGACGTCACGAAGCAAGAGCCGCTCAACATCGTGCTCCGCCTCTCGGAGTCACGCTCCGAAGGCCGCGTGGCGATCATCGCCAGGCCTGCGGGCGCCGTCATCGAGATTGATCAGAAACTGGTGGGCGTCGACAAGTGGGAGGGTGTGCTCCCCTCGGGCGGACACAACGTCACGATCAAGAAGGACGGCTACATCACGTACCAGCAGGAGATCGGCGTCGCCAGCGATCAGGTGCGCACGGTGGAGACCACCCTCCGGCAGGACGTCTCCCGCGGCGCCGTCATCTGGGCCGTGGGCGCCGCTCTTGTGGTCATTGGCGGAAGCGTGACCGCGTTCTTCGTGGCTCGCTCGAAAGACGGCGAGCCGGTCCGGGGCACGGTCACCAACCCGGACAACGGCATCATGCCGACGTGGCTCCGCCGCTGA
- a CDS encoding copper-binding protein — protein sequence MFARVIAPVAIGLSLTALGCNRNASADTAGPAASAARPNVYQAKGVIKAFGEGKKTVKIAHEDIPGYMKAMTMPFAVAQPSVLDGLKEADSVDFSFTEESDGRMLIQSIKKR from the coding sequence ATGTTCGCCCGCGTCATCGCACCCGTCGCCATCGGCCTTTCGCTCACCGCGCTCGGCTGCAACCGCAACGCCTCCGCAGACACGGCGGGACCGGCGGCTTCAGCGGCTCGCCCCAACGTCTACCAGGCCAAGGGGGTCATCAAAGCCTTCGGCGAAGGCAAGAAGACCGTGAAGATCGCCCACGAGGACATCCCTGGCTACATGAAGGCCATGACGATGCCCTTCGCTGTCGCGCAGCCGTCGGTCCTCGATGGTCTGAAGGAGGCCGACTCCGTGGACTTCTCGTTCACGGAAGAGTCCGACGGACGCATGCTCATCCAGTCGATCAAGAAGCGGTAG